A portion of the Litorimonas taeanensis genome contains these proteins:
- a CDS encoding MFS transporter — protein MTNSINEADTPPIEDKGGLGFIVKRRFAPLFILLQSGTFNDSALKNALIALITFGGIAFLSDLPSAIRVPVATLIFTGPFTLICPIAGQISDKFDRGIVLRWVKRFEILIMCIAALGFWLVDVRILALALGLMGAQSGFFSPTKNAVLPQWLTPKELIRGNALLNGFVFVMVLVGQVVATYLVLTEGGPKMVAGMLLIFALIGWIASEFCPPAPAPTPELKINFEPISATFTALSHALKAPTVLRPMLGIAWFYGLSTVFVTTFPDYVATVMGYDFSVLIVILVLSTLSILLGSLIVMFVGNMKIWGPEAVRLSALGITGVMIFIGLVYLLPSPTHNGDRLGTAADFLANPHTPAFLGAVLLSSVCNGLFVVPLQAMAQRRADPKIRARLMSAGAVLLNLFVNITTFGLIGLALLRLPPKSPFLMVIVGSAIVAAYAIYRSVKPVEHKIYVS, from the coding sequence ATGACCAATAGTATAAATGAGGCAGATACTCCGCCTATCGAAGATAAAGGCGGGTTAGGGTTTATCGTAAAGCGCCGTTTCGCGCCGCTCTTTATCCTGCTGCAATCCGGTACCTTTAATGATAGTGCGCTCAAGAACGCTCTTATTGCCCTTATTACTTTTGGCGGAATTGCTTTTCTTTCTGACCTGCCATCTGCGATACGCGTGCCCGTGGCGACCCTCATATTCACGGGCCCCTTTACGCTAATCTGCCCTATCGCAGGGCAAATCTCTGATAAATTTGACAGAGGCATCGTTCTGCGCTGGGTGAAACGGTTTGAAATTCTTATCATGTGTATTGCGGCGCTGGGCTTTTGGCTCGTCGATGTCCGAATCCTAGCCCTTGCTTTGGGGTTGATGGGCGCGCAATCAGGGTTTTTCTCTCCCACAAAAAATGCAGTTCTGCCGCAATGGCTAACCCCAAAAGAATTAATTAGAGGCAACGCGCTATTAAATGGTTTTGTCTTTGTCATGGTTTTGGTCGGACAGGTCGTCGCCACATATTTAGTCTTAACCGAAGGCGGGCCCAAAATGGTGGCGGGTATGCTCTTGATATTTGCGCTCATTGGATGGATTGCCTCTGAATTTTGCCCGCCTGCTCCCGCGCCAACACCAGAGCTTAAAATAAACTTTGAACCCATCTCGGCTACGTTTACTGCGCTGTCTCATGCCTTGAAAGCCCCCACAGTTCTCCGCCCTATGCTGGGAATTGCTTGGTTCTATGGTCTATCAACAGTCTTTGTGACGACTTTCCCAGATTATGTCGCTACTGTTATGGGTTATGACTTCAGCGTATTGATTGTCATTCTTGTCCTTTCCACGCTTTCCATTTTGCTTGGCTCGCTTATCGTCATGTTTGTCGGGAACATGAAAATTTGGGGCCCTGAGGCCGTGCGCCTTTCTGCCCTAGGCATTACGGGAGTCATGATCTTTATTGGGCTCGTCTACCTTTTACCGAGCCCAACCCATAATGGTGACAGGCTTGGCACGGCGGCAGACTTCCTCGCCAACCCACACACTCCAGCCTTTTTAGGCGCGGTCTTACTGTCTTCTGTTTGTAACGGATTATTTGTCGTCCCCTTACAAGCTATGGCCCAAAGACGCGCTGATCCAAAAATTCGCGCTCGCTTAATGAGCGCAGGCGCAGTCTTGCTGAATCTCTTTGTGAATATAACGACATTTGGCCTTATCGGTCTGGCGCTCTTACGGCTGCCGCCCAAATCCCCTTTCCTTATGGTGATAGTGGGGAGCGCGATTGTCGCCGCTTATGCTATCTATCGCAGCGTCAAACCCGTCGAGCACAAAATATATGTGTCATAA
- a CDS encoding lysophospholipid acyltransferase family protein, translating to MRSTLFNIFFYAVTTLGAVLITVFTLIPGRKMTMIAVQIYTKIICWGMRFIAGIKVNVKGREHIPDGLCILAAKHQSYGDGHVIFSHVKDLSFVTGDQLLKIPLLKQILNKMNAVVIDSCGGSDVRQDMDAQAEIIKNQGRRILIFPEGHLSEIGTHHRYRKGVWHLYNDFNCPVIPVANSLGQRWNQMDWKKHQGHATIEFMEPIAPGMDKESFMALLQERVETQSIALLDHDNLGALNPQDIGLLRENETARQKRAKRENEAGSPHDQ from the coding sequence ATGCGATCCACTCTTTTTAATATCTTTTTCTATGCTGTCACGACCCTTGGGGCCGTCCTCATCACGGTTTTTACGCTCATTCCTGGACGAAAAATGACGATGATTGCTGTGCAAATTTACACTAAAATCATCTGCTGGGGCATGCGCTTCATTGCCGGCATTAAGGTCAATGTAAAAGGCCGTGAGCATATCCCTGATGGCCTTTGTATATTAGCCGCCAAACATCAAAGCTATGGCGATGGCCATGTAATTTTTTCTCATGTCAAAGACCTCTCTTTTGTGACGGGCGACCAATTATTGAAAATCCCGCTCTTGAAGCAGATTTTAAATAAAATGAATGCCGTTGTGATTGACAGCTGTGGGGGTTCTGATGTGCGGCAGGACATGGATGCCCAAGCTGAAATCATAAAAAATCAAGGGAGGCGTATCTTGATCTTCCCCGAAGGTCATCTCTCTGAAATTGGCACCCATCATCGCTATCGGAAAGGGGTTTGGCATCTTTATAATGACTTTAACTGCCCCGTTATCCCTGTGGCAAATTCGCTGGGTCAACGCTGGAATCAAATGGACTGGAAAAAGCATCAAGGCCATGCCACGATAGAATTCATGGAACCCATCGCCCCTGGAATGGATAAAGAGAGCTTTATGGCATTACTGCAAGAGCGAGTAGAAACACAGTCTATTGCCTTGCTTGACCATGACAATCTTGGCGCGCTCAATCCCCAAGATATTGGGCTATTACGTGAAAACGAAACGGCCCGCCAAAAACGGGCGAAACGGGAAAATGAAGCAGGATCCCCTCATGACCAATAG
- a CDS encoding TetR/AcrR family transcriptional regulator: MKTETLPDPDGDLPAIIAAPDTGKGRIERAALQLFSIATIEGVSTKRIAQAASVSEGLLYKHYKSKDALARALMLAIDRRLTHMITDIAGMDISLDDKVRRITVEYCRIADADWALFRYHILHLHRFPNLSESPNRSPHGAASDLLSDAMNKGEIASEDPALLAAMALGVVLQTAQSKILGLIEGPLLPQAGRLSMAVLAILGLEG, encoded by the coding sequence TTGAAGACTGAAACTTTACCTGACCCCGATGGCGACTTGCCGGCCATTATTGCAGCCCCAGATACGGGAAAGGGCCGCATTGAGCGCGCCGCACTGCAATTATTTTCAATCGCAACGATTGAAGGGGTGTCGACCAAACGCATCGCCCAAGCTGCCTCTGTCTCAGAGGGGTTGCTTTACAAACATTATAAAAGCAAAGATGCACTCGCCCGCGCTTTGATGCTCGCCATAGATAGGCGCCTAACCCACATGATTACGGATATTGCAGGAATGGATATATCTCTGGACGACAAAGTCAGGCGTATCACCGTAGAATATTGCCGCATAGCGGACGCAGATTGGGCCCTCTTTCGCTATCACATTTTGCATCTTCACCGCTTTCCGAACTTATCTGAGAGCCCAAACCGTAGCCCCCATGGCGCGGCCAGCGATCTGCTAAGTGATGCTATGAATAAGGGCGAAATCGCCAGTGAAGACCCTGCCCTCTTGGCGGCTATGGCGCTTGGCGTTGTTTTACAAACCGCACAGTCAAAAATTTTGGGCCTTATAGAAGGCCCGCTTCTCCCGCAGGCAGGACGGCTCTCTATGGCTGTTTTAGCTATATTGGGGTTGGAAGGATAA
- a CDS encoding SDR family NAD(P)-dependent oxidoreductase, with product MKLSSDFSAIVTGGASGLGEATARGLAEKGVKVGIFDMNEERGEQVAKEIGGVFTKVNVADNDSVDAGFDFVRAVNGQERILVNCAGIGGGIKTVARKRDTGEIIPHDPAAYIRIININLIGSFLCASKSAAGMMTLDPIDSDGERGIVINTASVAAQDGQIGQVAYASSKGGILSMALPMARDLAREGIRVNTILPGFYETPIYEQMKPEVKENLRAHVQFPVRFGQPKEYAQVVEFMCEHGYINAEYIRTDAGARMPPR from the coding sequence ATGAAACTTTCTTCTGATTTTTCAGCCATTGTAACGGGCGGGGCTTCAGGCCTAGGCGAGGCGACAGCTCGGGGTCTGGCGGAAAAAGGCGTTAAAGTCGGTATTTTCGACATGAATGAAGAGCGCGGAGAACAGGTCGCCAAAGAAATTGGCGGTGTTTTTACCAAAGTAAACGTCGCAGATAATGATAGCGTTGATGCGGGCTTTGACTTTGTGCGCGCCGTAAATGGCCAAGAGCGTATTTTGGTGAATTGCGCCGGCATTGGCGGCGGCATTAAAACCGTGGCACGAAAACGCGATACAGGCGAAATTATACCGCATGATCCCGCGGCCTATATCCGTATCATCAATATTAATCTTATTGGGTCGTTTTTATGCGCCTCGAAATCTGCGGCGGGCATGATGACGCTCGACCCAATTGATTCAGACGGCGAGCGCGGTATCGTCATCAATACAGCCTCGGTTGCGGCGCAAGACGGTCAAATCGGGCAAGTGGCTTATGCAAGCTCAAAAGGCGGCATTTTATCAATGGCGCTGCCAATGGCGCGTGACCTTGCCCGCGAAGGCATTCGAGTTAACACGATCCTGCCGGGGTTCTATGAAACACCCATTTATGAGCAGATGAAACCCGAAGTAAAAGAAAACCTACGTGCCCATGTGCAGTTCCCTGTCCGTTTCGGACAGCCCAAAGAATACGCCCAAGTCGTCGAATTTATGTGCGAGCACGGTTACATCAATGCGGAATATATCCGTACAGATGCAGGCGCACGGATGCCGCCGCGCTAA
- the cobT gene encoding cobaltochelatase subunit CobT: MTSTPIDTFKRSLASATKAISGEPELEVSYGGDVAGIVRDQVMLPALPPKPKPFAIAKARGEADGIALRLALHNKDTNTKNQPATGPARMVFDAMEQARVEALGMQHLSGLGDNLQAALSERSKRKGFDKVDIAKDDMSFAEAVGLYAREVLTGRDLPKSTQGIMQAWRNEIEDTAGKYMRQLRELMPDQDAFGQSVNDLIADFQLNDDRANPEEDDDQEDESSEDQDNPQDQPDDSPQEDEPGQTDVSDADAMDDDSAEPQDMVDAENIEGEQDDTDQNPENAPQRPNMSNATPPYGVYTTSHDEVIKAEDLCPPEELERLRGYLDGHMQGLSGAISRLANRLQRRLLAQQQRSWTFDLEEGMLDTARLTRVIIDPMSALTFKEEKETDFRDTVVTILIDNSGSMRGRPIMVAAVTADIMARTLERCGVKAEILGFTTRAWKGGKSFQDWLANGKPQQPGRLNDLRHIVYKAADMPWRRAKRNLGLMMREGLLKENIDGEALDWAYKRLMARPEQRRILMVISDGAPVDDATQSQNKTGLLENHLRMMIDMIENRSEVELVAIGIGHDVTRWYKRAITIMDVEQLGGAMTEKLAELFDS, from the coding sequence ATGACCTCTACGCCCATTGATACATTCAAGCGCTCTCTCGCCTCTGCGACGAAAGCGATTTCGGGTGAGCCTGAGCTAGAGGTTTCCTATGGCGGAGATGTGGCTGGCATTGTTCGCGACCAAGTCATGTTGCCAGCTTTGCCGCCAAAACCCAAACCCTTTGCCATTGCCAAAGCCCGAGGCGAAGCCGATGGTATCGCGCTACGCCTTGCCTTGCATAATAAAGACACGAACACGAAAAACCAACCTGCGACGGGGCCTGCTCGTATGGTTTTTGACGCTATGGAACAAGCGCGCGTCGAAGCGCTTGGTATGCAGCATTTATCTGGACTAGGTGATAACCTTCAGGCGGCCTTGTCTGAGCGCTCTAAACGCAAAGGCTTTGATAAGGTAGATATCGCTAAAGACGACATGAGCTTTGCCGAGGCCGTAGGTCTTTATGCACGAGAGGTTTTAACAGGGCGCGACTTACCGAAATCGACCCAAGGTATTATGCAGGCTTGGCGGAACGAGATTGAAGACACCGCGGGTAAATATATGCGGCAGTTACGCGAGCTTATGCCGGACCAAGATGCCTTTGGCCAATCGGTCAACGACCTTATTGCAGATTTTCAGCTAAATGATGACCGCGCCAATCCTGAGGAAGATGACGATCAAGAGGATGAAAGCTCCGAAGATCAAGATAACCCCCAAGATCAACCTGACGACAGCCCACAAGAAGACGAACCCGGCCAGACCGATGTATCAGATGCCGATGCAATGGATGATGATTCCGCTGAGCCCCAAGACATGGTCGATGCTGAAAACATCGAAGGCGAACAAGACGATACCGATCAAAACCCTGAGAACGCGCCGCAACGTCCCAACATGTCCAATGCGACGCCGCCTTATGGAGTCTATACAACCAGCCATGATGAGGTGATAAAGGCTGAGGATCTCTGCCCGCCCGAAGAATTGGAGCGCCTTCGTGGTTATTTAGATGGCCATATGCAAGGACTGTCTGGCGCCATTTCTCGCCTCGCTAATCGTCTTCAACGCCGCCTCTTGGCCCAACAGCAACGCTCTTGGACTTTCGACCTTGAAGAAGGCATGCTGGATACAGCCCGTCTAACCCGCGTGATTATTGACCCGATGTCGGCGCTGACGTTTAAAGAGGAAAAAGAAACAGATTTCCGCGATACGGTTGTTACCATTTTGATCGATAATTCCGGGTCTATGAGAGGTCGCCCGATTATGGTGGCGGCGGTGACGGCTGATATTATGGCGCGGACGCTCGAGCGCTGCGGCGTTAAAGCCGAAATTTTAGGCTTTACGACTCGCGCTTGGAAAGGCGGCAAGAGCTTCCAAGACTGGCTGGCGAATGGAAAACCACAACAACCGGGACGACTGAACGACCTACGGCATATTGTATATAAAGCCGCCGACATGCCTTGGCGGCGCGCTAAGCGAAATCTTGGCCTCATGATGCGTGAAGGCTTGCTGAAGGAAAATATTGACGGAGAAGCGCTGGATTGGGCTTATAAGCGACTTATGGCGCGGCCCGAACAACGCCGAATTTTGATGGTGATTTCCGATGGTGCGCCCGTGGATGATGCGACGCAAAGCCAGAATAAAACAGGGCTTCTCGAGAACCATCTACGCATGATGATTGATATGATTGAAAACCGAAGCGAGGTCGAACTCGTCGCTATCGGTATCGGCCATGATGTAACGCGATGGTATAAACGCGCCATCACTATTATGGATGTAGAACAACTTGGCGGCGCCATGACAGAAAAGCTAGCTGAACTGTTTGATAGTTAA
- the cobS gene encoding cobaltochelatase subunit CobS, with protein sequence MTDTDEKFPLMQPDITVSAREVFGVDFDMDVPAFSKKSEYVPAIDEAYRFDDRTTQAILAGFAYDRRVMVQGYHGTGKSTHIEQVSARLNWPMVRINLDSHVSRIDLVGKDAIVLKDGKQITEFREGLLPWALQNPVALVFDEYDAGRPDVMFVIQRVLEAQGRLTLLDQNRVITPHSAFRIFSTTNTVGLGDTSGLYHGTQQINQGQMDRWSIVCQLNYLAHDEEEAIVLAKSPSYDTPEGKDLIASMVRVADMTRNSFIAGDISTVMSPRTVMNWAENARIFGGDIAQAFRLTFLNKCDELERPIISEFYQRAFGTDLPESAATVMVA encoded by the coding sequence ATGACTGACACAGACGAAAAATTCCCTCTCATGCAACCTGATATTACAGTCTCTGCACGCGAAGTCTTTGGCGTTGACTTTGATATGGATGTCCCCGCTTTCTCTAAGAAATCAGAATATGTTCCAGCCATTGATGAAGCCTATCGGTTTGATGACCGCACAACTCAGGCCATTTTGGCGGGGTTTGCTTATGATCGCCGTGTGATGGTGCAGGGTTATCACGGCACTGGGAAATCTACACATATTGAACAAGTCTCTGCGCGGTTGAATTGGCCCATGGTGCGTATCAATCTGGACAGCCATGTCTCACGTATCGATTTAGTGGGTAAAGACGCTATTGTTTTAAAAGATGGAAAACAAATTACAGAATTCCGTGAAGGCCTTTTACCCTGGGCGCTACAAAACCCCGTTGCGCTCGTCTTTGACGAATATGATGCGGGCCGCCCTGATGTAATGTTTGTGATTCAGCGGGTACTCGAAGCCCAAGGTCGCTTGACATTGCTTGATCAAAACCGCGTAATTACGCCCCATTCGGCTTTCCGTATTTTCTCAACCACCAATACAGTTGGGCTTGGCGATACGTCAGGGCTTTATCACGGTACCCAGCAGATTAACCAAGGACAAATGGACCGGTGGTCTATTGTGTGTCAGCTAAACTATCTTGCCCATGACGAAGAAGAAGCCATCGTACTGGCCAAATCGCCGAGCTATGACACGCCCGAAGGAAAAGACCTTATCGCCTCTATGGTACGTGTTGCGGATATGACCCGTAACAGCTTTATTGCTGGCGATATTTCTACTGTTATGTCGCCGCGTACGGTGATGAACTGGGCTGAAAATGCTCGCATTTTTGGTGGTGACATTGCCCAAGCTTTCCGCCTTACGTTCCTGAACAAATGTGACGAACTCGAACGCCCGATTATCAGTGAGTTTTATCAACGTGCCTTTGGAACGGATCTGCCAGAAAGCGCCGCGACCGTCATGGTCGCTTAG
- a CDS encoding J domain-containing protein has product MPDNYEYKPKGIDIRVARTKKKKPPSQLECDWAGCTSKGGCKAPKSPDRLRDYFNFCTTHAREYNKNWNFFSNMTDDDIKEWQVGARHGHRPTWDVRKNTGERAKAQKKRKAGSTSATSEGYSIFGEGGIPDQTDTPRRRLSKLQMKALNDLGLDDSATKEDVRKRYTQLVKQLHPDANQGQRNTEESFQRVVTAMKVLKTTDLG; this is encoded by the coding sequence ATGCCCGATAATTACGAATACAAACCCAAAGGTATAGATATACGTGTTGCCCGCACGAAAAAGAAGAAACCGCCAAGCCAATTAGAGTGCGATTGGGCAGGCTGTACCTCTAAAGGTGGCTGCAAAGCCCCAAAAAGCCCTGACCGCCTACGAGATTATTTTAATTTCTGCACAACCCATGCTCGCGAATATAACAAGAACTGGAATTTCTTCTCTAATATGACGGATGACGACATCAAAGAATGGCAAGTCGGCGCCCGTCATGGCCATCGGCCGACTTGGGATGTTCGCAAAAATACAGGCGAACGCGCCAAGGCGCAAAAGAAGCGCAAAGCTGGGTCAACCTCTGCCACTTCAGAAGGTTATTCTATCTTTGGTGAAGGCGGCATTCCTGATCAAACAGATACGCCGCGTCGCCGTCTCTCTAAACTTCAAATGAAAGCTTTGAATGATCTAGGCTTGGATGATTCTGCTACTAAAGAGGACGTCCGCAAACGCTATACTCAGCTTGTCAAACAACTCCATCCCGATGCCAATCAGGGACAACGCAACACGGAAGAGAGCTTCCAACGCGTCGTGACGGCTATGAAAGTTCTGAAGACGACTGATTTAGGATAA
- a CDS encoding BolA family protein — translation MGIIAAAIKEKLEQSFNPSQLVVVDESHQHAGHAGAAAHQAAGGSAESHFTVKITSEKFQGMNRLARHRAVIEALGETVDKIHAISFDIEAE, via the coding sequence ATGGGCATTATCGCCGCGGCAATCAAGGAAAAACTGGAACAAAGTTTCAATCCATCGCAGTTAGTGGTGGTGGATGAGTCACATCAACATGCGGGGCATGCAGGGGCAGCAGCGCATCAAGCGGCTGGAGGCTCTGCCGAGAGCCATTTTACGGTGAAAATTACCTCTGAAAAATTTCAAGGCATGAACCGACTGGCGCGTCACCGCGCGGTTATTGAGGCACTCGGCGAGACAGTCGACAAAATTCATGCTATTAGTTTCGACATCGAAGCAGAATAA
- a CDS encoding PQQ-dependent sugar dehydrogenase, which translates to MFTRILALSATLGLLSSTAMAKIGDVETVTGSDGVVLNARHVETFDKAWSMAFLPDGRALVAEKEGAIWLLNTRGKKLGKITGGPRVSERGQGGFGDIYIPSDFSKTGEVYFSYVERDAANDALSGAVVESAKLQLTATGGKLTNRQSVWVQSPKVEGNGHYGHRIGVSPDNYLFITSGERQKFTPSQNMDMNLGKVVRLNRDGTVPEDNPFYASGGVTAQIWTLGHRNPLGLDFDADGQLWVHEMGPRHGDELNKIIRSKNYGYPVVSNGDHYSGVEIPDHDTMPIYEAPAVYWVPAISPAGFSIYKASLFKDWIGDGFIGGLGSEALIRVDMDAKSGPKEAARYEWGKRIREVETGPDGAIYVLEDMEDGRLLKLTPKG; encoded by the coding sequence ATGTTCACTCGTATTTTGGCTCTATCGGCCACGCTGGGTTTATTATCTTCTACAGCTATGGCGAAAATCGGAGATGTGGAAACCGTCACCGGGAGTGATGGCGTCGTCTTGAACGCGAGACATGTAGAGACATTTGATAAAGCTTGGTCCATGGCATTCTTGCCTGATGGCCGCGCCTTAGTGGCAGAGAAAGAAGGCGCAATTTGGCTTTTAAATACACGCGGTAAGAAGCTTGGTAAAATTACAGGTGGGCCGCGTGTTTCAGAACGCGGTCAAGGCGGATTTGGAGACATCTACATCCCGTCAGATTTTAGCAAGACTGGCGAAGTTTATTTCTCTTATGTAGAGCGCGACGCCGCAAATGATGCCTTGTCTGGTGCGGTTGTTGAAAGCGCAAAACTGCAATTAACGGCGACAGGTGGCAAGCTGACTAATCGTCAGTCTGTTTGGGTGCAGTCACCCAAGGTCGAAGGAAATGGGCATTATGGACACCGTATTGGTGTATCCCCTGACAATTATTTATTTATCACATCTGGTGAGCGTCAAAAATTTACGCCCTCGCAAAATATGGATATGAACTTGGGAAAGGTCGTTCGCCTGAATAGAGATGGGACTGTGCCAGAAGACAATCCGTTTTATGCTAGCGGCGGCGTTACGGCTCAAATTTGGACACTTGGCCATCGTAACCCACTTGGTCTTGATTTTGATGCGGATGGGCAATTATGGGTGCATGAGATGGGCCCGCGTCACGGCGATGAGTTAAACAAAATTATTCGATCAAAAAATTATGGTTATCCCGTCGTCTCTAATGGTGATCATTACAGCGGCGTTGAAATACCAGATCACGACACGATGCCAATATATGAAGCGCCTGCCGTTTATTGGGTGCCAGCCATTAGTCCTGCTGGGTTTTCAATATACAAAGCTAGCTTGTTTAAAGATTGGATCGGCGATGGCTTTATTGGCGGGTTAGGTTCCGAAGCTCTTATCCGCGTTGATATGGACGCGAAAAGCGGCCCAAAAGAAGCCGCACGCTATGAATGGGGCAAGCGTATTCGCGAAGTCGAAACGGGGCCTGACGGCGCTATCTATGTTCTAGAGGACATGGAAGATGGCCGTTTGTTGAAGTTAACGCCGAAAGGTTAA
- a CDS encoding HlyC/CorC family transporter, which produces MSAFLDPANLTLIGIILVLLVCSGFFSSSETSLTAASRVRMHAAEKDGDKRATIVTKLLNKRERLLGGILLGNNLVNILASVLTTALFTNLFGEGGMALVLATIVMTLLILIFAEVLPKTYAISQPDKLALIVARPVDLIVRIFAPFVSIVQLIVNGVLRLFGVDTDASAWTAADEIKGAVDLHLQEGGVAKRARDQIYGVLEIGELDVEDVMIHRKNLSMIDINDPPEAVIKNVLASGHSRLPLYNTDQDDVVGVLHVKDLLKSMARLDGDLSGLNLKRLAREAWFVPETTSVVKQLRAFQHKREHFALVVDEYGALMGVITLEDILEEIVGDIQDEHDEEVKGVERRKEGGAVVRGDVAIRDLNRAMDWKLPDDEAVTIAGLVIHESQTIPTVGQAFAYHGYRFEILERQRNQIQSLKVAKTYEPDQRSES; this is translated from the coding sequence ATGTCTGCCTTTTTAGACCCAGCCAATTTAACCCTGATAGGTATTATCTTAGTTCTACTTGTCTGCTCTGGATTTTTCTCAAGCTCTGAAACCTCTCTCACAGCCGCTTCTCGCGTTCGTATGCACGCCGCAGAAAAAGACGGCGATAAACGCGCCACAATCGTCACAAAGCTTTTGAACAAACGCGAGCGATTATTGGGCGGCATTTTGCTTGGGAACAATCTCGTGAATATCTTGGCGTCCGTTTTAACGACCGCATTATTCACGAATCTTTTTGGCGAAGGCGGAATGGCTTTGGTCTTAGCCACAATTGTTATGACCCTCTTGATTTTGATTTTTGCAGAGGTTTTACCCAAGACTTATGCGATTTCCCAACCCGACAAATTGGCCCTCATTGTTGCGCGCCCCGTTGATTTAATCGTCAGAATTTTTGCGCCATTTGTTTCGATTGTTCAGCTTATCGTGAACGGCGTGTTACGCCTCTTTGGCGTCGATACGGATGCGTCTGCATGGACGGCGGCCGATGAAATTAAAGGAGCCGTTGATTTACACCTTCAAGAAGGCGGCGTGGCAAAGAGAGCACGCGATCAAATTTACGGCGTATTGGAAATCGGTGAATTAGATGTCGAAGACGTCATGATCCATCGGAAGAACTTATCCATGATCGATATTAATGATCCACCAGAGGCCGTAATTAAAAATGTCTTGGCGAGCGGTCATTCCCGGTTGCCACTTTATAATACGGATCAAGATGACGTTGTCGGTGTGTTACACGTTAAAGACTTGCTGAAATCTATGGCAAGACTTGATGGCGACCTAAGTGGATTGAACTTGAAACGCCTCGCGCGCGAAGCCTGGTTCGTCCCTGAAACAACGTCTGTCGTGAAACAGCTGCGCGCCTTTCAACATAAGCGCGAGCATTTCGCCCTTGTTGTTGATGAGTATGGGGCTTTAATGGGCGTTATCACGCTCGAAGATATTTTGGAGGAAATTGTTGGCGACATCCAAGATGAGCATGATGAAGAGGTTAAAGGCGTTGAACGCCGCAAAGAAGGCGGTGCTGTTGTGCGCGGAGACGTTGCTATTCGGGATTTAAACCGGGCAATGGATTGGAAATTACCCGATGATGAAGCGGTGACGATTGCGGGGCTGGTGATTCATGAAAGTCAAACAATCCCGACCGTAGGACAGGCCTTTGCTTATCACGGCTATCGATTCGAAATATTAGAACGTCAGCGCAATCAGATTCAGTCTTTGAAAGTCGCCAAGACTTATGAACCTGATCAACGCAGCGAAAGTTGA